The Equus asinus isolate D_3611 breed Donkey chromosome 4, EquAss-T2T_v2, whole genome shotgun sequence genome has a segment encoding these proteins:
- the NCAPH2 gene encoding condensin-2 complex subunit H2 isoform X2 yields the protein MCARRRVTFLPGREQQNGARTSGGLKALAPLQAGPAVPEPPRPRPLPDMEDVEARFAHLLQPIRDLTKNWEVDVAAQLGEYLEELDQICISFDEGKTTMNFIEAALLIQGSACVYSKKPGWQDLCWRLWMLVWKALWRALEHGGGPLLSVSSPSVSGCQVEYLYSLVYQALDFISGKKRAKQLSSVREDGASGDASSRAPQEVEDEFLSLDDLPDSRANVDLRNDQASSEVLIVPLLPMALVAPDEVEKNESPLYSCHGEVLASRKDFRMNTCTPHPRGAFMLEPVGMSPMETLLLRNQKEAERAEEQPVEVSVCSSPVPAPSISQEPGTSPGGPMLRGGGEDEDAEGAAELPEAMVPEVPLEPQEPRILQQSAAQPGRCLLRERREALEPASRLKETPDPWQSLDPFDSLDTKPFKKGRPYSVPHCVEEAPGQKRKRKGAAKPQDFHQWYLATYADHTDGRRPRRKGPSFADMEVLYWQHVREQLETLRKLQRREMAERWLPRAEEGLWPEEEDRLEDSLEDLEAADEFLEPEEYAEPEREEPREAADLEAEAMPATLTYEELVRKNVELFITTSQKFVQESELTQRIRDWEDTIQPLLQEQEQHVPFDIHTYGDQVVSRFSQLNQWCPFAELVAGQPAFEVCRSMLASLQLANDYTVEITQQPGLEEAVDTMSLRLLTHQRAHTRFQTYAAPSMAQP from the exons ATGTGCGCGCGGCGCCGCGTTACGTTTCTTCCTGGGCGGGAACAGCAAAATGGCGCCAGAACTAGTGGCGGGCTGAAGGCACTGGCTCCCCTCCAAGCCGGCCCTGCGGTCCCAGagccgccccggccccggcccctccCGGACATGGAGGACGTGGAGGCGCGCTTCGCCCACCTCCTGCAGCCCATCCGCGACCTCACCAAGAACTGGGAGGTGGACGTGGCGGCCCAGCTGGGCGAATatctggaggag CTGGACCAGATCTGCATTTCTTTTGACGAAGGCAAAACTACAATGAACTTCATTGAGGCAGCGCTGTTGATCCAGGGCTCCGCCTGTGTCTACAGTAAGAAG CCAGGTTGGCAGGACTTGTGCTGGAGATTGTGGATGCTGGTTTGGAAGGCTCTGTGGAGGGCCCTGGAGCATGGCGGTGGACCCCTCCTGTCTGTCTCCTCACCGTCTGTGTCTGGTTGCCAGGTGGAATACCTCTACTCGCTGGTCTACCAGGCTCTCGATTTCATCTCTGGCAAGAA GCGGGCCAAGCAGCTCTCCTCAGTGCGGGAAGATGGGGCCAGTGGGGACGCCAGCTCCAGGGCCCCCCAGGAGGTGGAGGATGAG TTCCTGTCACTGGATGACCTCCCTGACTCCCGTGCTAATGTGGATCTGAGGAATGACCAGGCCTCCAGT GAGGTCCTCATTGTCCCCCTCCTGCCCATGGCCCTGGTAGCCCCTGATGAGGTGGAGAAGAACGAGAGCCCCTTGTACAG CTGTCATGGGGAGGTCCTGGCCAGCCGGAAGGATTTCAGGATGAATAcatgcaccccccaccccagaggaGCCTTCATGTTGGAGCCTGTGGGCATGTCCCCCATGGAGACGCTGCTGCTGAGGAACCAGAAGG AGGCCGAGAGGGCTGAGGAGCAGCCAGTGGAAGTCTCTGTGTGCAGCAGTCCCGTCCCTGCGCCCAGCATCTCCCAGGAGCcag GCACCTCTCCAGGAGGACCAATGCTCAGAGGTGGGGGTGAGGATGAGGATGCAGAGGGGGCAGCAGAACTCCCTGAGGCCATGGTCCCCGAGGTCCCTCTGGAGCCCCAGGAGCCCAGGATCCTGCAGCAG AGTGCCGCCCAGCCTGGAAGGTGCCTGTTGCGGGAGCGGCGGGAGGCCCTGGAGCCTGCATCCCGGCTGAAG GAGACCCCAGACCCCTGGCAGAGCCTGGACCCCTTTGACTCCCTGGACACAAAGCCTTTCAAGAAAG GTAGGCCCTACTCTGTGCCCCACTGTGTGGAGGAGGCTCCAGGACAGAAGCGTAAGAGGAAGGGTGCTGCCAAGCCGCAGGACTTCCACCAGTGGTACCTGGCTACTT ATGCTGACCACACTGACGGCAGGAGGCCCCGGCGGAAGGGCCCATCCTTTGCAG ATATGGAGGTCTTGTACTGGCAGCATGTGAGGGAGCAATTGGAGACCCTCCGGAAGCTGCAGAGGAGGGAG ATGGCTGAGCGGTGGCTGCCGAGGGCTGAGGAAGGACTGTGGCCTGAGGAGGAGGACCGCCTCGAGGATTCCCTGGAGGACCTGGAGGCAGCAG ATGAGTTTCTAGAGCCCGAGGAGTATGCAGAGCCTGAAAGAGAAGAGCCCAGGGAAGCTGCAGACCTGG AAGCAGAGGCCATGCCGGCGACCCTGACCTATGAGGAGCTGGTCCGAAAGAATGTG GAACTCTTCATCACCACTTCTCAGAAGTTCGTCCAGGAGTCAGAGCTGACCCAGCGCATCAGGGACTGGGAGGATACCATCCAGCCCCTGCTCCAGGAACAG GAGCAGCATGTGCCCTTTGACATCCACACCTATGGGGACCAGGTGGTCTCAAGGTTTAGCCAGCTCAATCAGTGGTGTCCCTTTGCGGAGCTGGTGGCTGGCCAGCCTGCCTTCGAGGTGTGTCGCTCCATGCTGGCCTCCCTGCAACTG GCCAATGATTACACGGTGGAAATCACCCAGcagccagggctggaggaggccgTGGACACCATGTCCCTGAGACTGCTCACACACCAGCGGGCCCACACGCGCTTCCAGACCTATGCTGCCCCCTCCATGGCCCAGCCCTGA
- the NCAPH2 gene encoding condensin-2 complex subunit H2 isoform X3 yields MCARRRVTFLPGREQQNGARTSGGLKALAPLQAGPAVPEPPRPRPLPDMEDVEARFAHLLQPIRDLTKNWEVDVAAQLGEYLEELDQICISFDEGKTTMNFIEAALLIQGSACVYSKKPGWQDLCWRLWMLVWKALWRALEHGGGPLLSVSSPSVSGCQVEYLYSLVYQALDFISGKKRAKQLSSVREDGASGDASSRAPQEVEDEFLSLDDLPDSRANVDLRNDQASSEVLIVPLLPMALVAPDEVEKNESPLYSCHGEVLASRKDFRMNTCTPHPRGAFMLEPVGMSPMETLLLRNQKEAERAEEQPVEVSVCSSPVPAPSISQEPGTSPGGPMLRGGGEDEDAEGAAELPEAMVPEVPLEPQEPRILQQSAAQPGRCLLRERREALEPASRLKETPDPWQSLDPFDSLDTKPFKKGRPYSVPHCVEEAPGQKRKRKGAAKPQDFHQWYLATYADHTDGRRPRRKGPSFADMEVLYWQHVREQLETLRKLQRREMAERWLPRAEEGLWPEEEDRLEDSLEDLEAAVDEFLEPEEYAEPEREEPREAADLAEAMPATLTYEELVRKNVELFITTSQKFVQESELTQRIRDWEDTIQPLLQEQEQHVPFDIHTYGDQVVSRFSQLNQWCPFAELVAGQPAFEVCRSMLASLQLANDYTVEITQQPGLEEAVDTMSLRLLTHQRAHTRFQTYAAPSMAQP; encoded by the exons ATGTGCGCGCGGCGCCGCGTTACGTTTCTTCCTGGGCGGGAACAGCAAAATGGCGCCAGAACTAGTGGCGGGCTGAAGGCACTGGCTCCCCTCCAAGCCGGCCCTGCGGTCCCAGagccgccccggccccggcccctccCGGACATGGAGGACGTGGAGGCGCGCTTCGCCCACCTCCTGCAGCCCATCCGCGACCTCACCAAGAACTGGGAGGTGGACGTGGCGGCCCAGCTGGGCGAATatctggaggag CTGGACCAGATCTGCATTTCTTTTGACGAAGGCAAAACTACAATGAACTTCATTGAGGCAGCGCTGTTGATCCAGGGCTCCGCCTGTGTCTACAGTAAGAAG CCAGGTTGGCAGGACTTGTGCTGGAGATTGTGGATGCTGGTTTGGAAGGCTCTGTGGAGGGCCCTGGAGCATGGCGGTGGACCCCTCCTGTCTGTCTCCTCACCGTCTGTGTCTGGTTGCCAGGTGGAATACCTCTACTCGCTGGTCTACCAGGCTCTCGATTTCATCTCTGGCAAGAA GCGGGCCAAGCAGCTCTCCTCAGTGCGGGAAGATGGGGCCAGTGGGGACGCCAGCTCCAGGGCCCCCCAGGAGGTGGAGGATGAG TTCCTGTCACTGGATGACCTCCCTGACTCCCGTGCTAATGTGGATCTGAGGAATGACCAGGCCTCCAGT GAGGTCCTCATTGTCCCCCTCCTGCCCATGGCCCTGGTAGCCCCTGATGAGGTGGAGAAGAACGAGAGCCCCTTGTACAG CTGTCATGGGGAGGTCCTGGCCAGCCGGAAGGATTTCAGGATGAATAcatgcaccccccaccccagaggaGCCTTCATGTTGGAGCCTGTGGGCATGTCCCCCATGGAGACGCTGCTGCTGAGGAACCAGAAGG AGGCCGAGAGGGCTGAGGAGCAGCCAGTGGAAGTCTCTGTGTGCAGCAGTCCCGTCCCTGCGCCCAGCATCTCCCAGGAGCcag GCACCTCTCCAGGAGGACCAATGCTCAGAGGTGGGGGTGAGGATGAGGATGCAGAGGGGGCAGCAGAACTCCCTGAGGCCATGGTCCCCGAGGTCCCTCTGGAGCCCCAGGAGCCCAGGATCCTGCAGCAG AGTGCCGCCCAGCCTGGAAGGTGCCTGTTGCGGGAGCGGCGGGAGGCCCTGGAGCCTGCATCCCGGCTGAAG GAGACCCCAGACCCCTGGCAGAGCCTGGACCCCTTTGACTCCCTGGACACAAAGCCTTTCAAGAAAG GTAGGCCCTACTCTGTGCCCCACTGTGTGGAGGAGGCTCCAGGACAGAAGCGTAAGAGGAAGGGTGCTGCCAAGCCGCAGGACTTCCACCAGTGGTACCTGGCTACTT ATGCTGACCACACTGACGGCAGGAGGCCCCGGCGGAAGGGCCCATCCTTTGCAG ATATGGAGGTCTTGTACTGGCAGCATGTGAGGGAGCAATTGGAGACCCTCCGGAAGCTGCAGAGGAGGGAG ATGGCTGAGCGGTGGCTGCCGAGGGCTGAGGAAGGACTGTGGCCTGAGGAGGAGGACCGCCTCGAGGATTCCCTGGAGGACCTGGAGGCAGCAG TAGATGAGTTTCTAGAGCCCGAGGAGTATGCAGAGCCTGAAAGAGAAGAGCCCAGGGAAGCTGCAGACCTGG CAGAGGCCATGCCGGCGACCCTGACCTATGAGGAGCTGGTCCGAAAGAATGTG GAACTCTTCATCACCACTTCTCAGAAGTTCGTCCAGGAGTCAGAGCTGACCCAGCGCATCAGGGACTGGGAGGATACCATCCAGCCCCTGCTCCAGGAACAG GAGCAGCATGTGCCCTTTGACATCCACACCTATGGGGACCAGGTGGTCTCAAGGTTTAGCCAGCTCAATCAGTGGTGTCCCTTTGCGGAGCTGGTGGCTGGCCAGCCTGCCTTCGAGGTGTGTCGCTCCATGCTGGCCTCCCTGCAACTG GCCAATGATTACACGGTGGAAATCACCCAGcagccagggctggaggaggccgTGGACACCATGTCCCTGAGACTGCTCACACACCAGCGGGCCCACACGCGCTTCCAGACCTATGCTGCCCCCTCCATGGCCCAGCCCTGA
- the NCAPH2 gene encoding condensin-2 complex subunit H2 isoform X1, which translates to MCARRRVTFLPGREQQNGARTSGGLKALAPLQAGPAVPEPPRPRPLPDMEDVEARFAHLLQPIRDLTKNWEVDVAAQLGEYLEELDQICISFDEGKTTMNFIEAALLIQGSACVYSKKPGWQDLCWRLWMLVWKALWRALEHGGGPLLSVSSPSVSGCQVEYLYSLVYQALDFISGKKRAKQLSSVREDGASGDASSRAPQEVEDEFLSLDDLPDSRANVDLRNDQASSEVLIVPLLPMALVAPDEVEKNESPLYSCHGEVLASRKDFRMNTCTPHPRGAFMLEPVGMSPMETLLLRNQKEAERAEEQPVEVSVCSSPVPAPSISQEPGTSPGGPMLRGGGEDEDAEGAAELPEAMVPEVPLEPQEPRILQQSAAQPGRCLLRERREALEPASRLKETPDPWQSLDPFDSLDTKPFKKGRPYSVPHCVEEAPGQKRKRKGAAKPQDFHQWYLATYADHTDGRRPRRKGPSFADMEVLYWQHVREQLETLRKLQRREMAERWLPRAEEGLWPEEEDRLEDSLEDLEAAVDEFLEPEEYAEPEREEPREAADLEAEAMPATLTYEELVRKNVELFITTSQKFVQESELTQRIRDWEDTIQPLLQEQEQHVPFDIHTYGDQVVSRFSQLNQWCPFAELVAGQPAFEVCRSMLASLQLANDYTVEITQQPGLEEAVDTMSLRLLTHQRAHTRFQTYAAPSMAQP; encoded by the exons ATGTGCGCGCGGCGCCGCGTTACGTTTCTTCCTGGGCGGGAACAGCAAAATGGCGCCAGAACTAGTGGCGGGCTGAAGGCACTGGCTCCCCTCCAAGCCGGCCCTGCGGTCCCAGagccgccccggccccggcccctccCGGACATGGAGGACGTGGAGGCGCGCTTCGCCCACCTCCTGCAGCCCATCCGCGACCTCACCAAGAACTGGGAGGTGGACGTGGCGGCCCAGCTGGGCGAATatctggaggag CTGGACCAGATCTGCATTTCTTTTGACGAAGGCAAAACTACAATGAACTTCATTGAGGCAGCGCTGTTGATCCAGGGCTCCGCCTGTGTCTACAGTAAGAAG CCAGGTTGGCAGGACTTGTGCTGGAGATTGTGGATGCTGGTTTGGAAGGCTCTGTGGAGGGCCCTGGAGCATGGCGGTGGACCCCTCCTGTCTGTCTCCTCACCGTCTGTGTCTGGTTGCCAGGTGGAATACCTCTACTCGCTGGTCTACCAGGCTCTCGATTTCATCTCTGGCAAGAA GCGGGCCAAGCAGCTCTCCTCAGTGCGGGAAGATGGGGCCAGTGGGGACGCCAGCTCCAGGGCCCCCCAGGAGGTGGAGGATGAG TTCCTGTCACTGGATGACCTCCCTGACTCCCGTGCTAATGTGGATCTGAGGAATGACCAGGCCTCCAGT GAGGTCCTCATTGTCCCCCTCCTGCCCATGGCCCTGGTAGCCCCTGATGAGGTGGAGAAGAACGAGAGCCCCTTGTACAG CTGTCATGGGGAGGTCCTGGCCAGCCGGAAGGATTTCAGGATGAATAcatgcaccccccaccccagaggaGCCTTCATGTTGGAGCCTGTGGGCATGTCCCCCATGGAGACGCTGCTGCTGAGGAACCAGAAGG AGGCCGAGAGGGCTGAGGAGCAGCCAGTGGAAGTCTCTGTGTGCAGCAGTCCCGTCCCTGCGCCCAGCATCTCCCAGGAGCcag GCACCTCTCCAGGAGGACCAATGCTCAGAGGTGGGGGTGAGGATGAGGATGCAGAGGGGGCAGCAGAACTCCCTGAGGCCATGGTCCCCGAGGTCCCTCTGGAGCCCCAGGAGCCCAGGATCCTGCAGCAG AGTGCCGCCCAGCCTGGAAGGTGCCTGTTGCGGGAGCGGCGGGAGGCCCTGGAGCCTGCATCCCGGCTGAAG GAGACCCCAGACCCCTGGCAGAGCCTGGACCCCTTTGACTCCCTGGACACAAAGCCTTTCAAGAAAG GTAGGCCCTACTCTGTGCCCCACTGTGTGGAGGAGGCTCCAGGACAGAAGCGTAAGAGGAAGGGTGCTGCCAAGCCGCAGGACTTCCACCAGTGGTACCTGGCTACTT ATGCTGACCACACTGACGGCAGGAGGCCCCGGCGGAAGGGCCCATCCTTTGCAG ATATGGAGGTCTTGTACTGGCAGCATGTGAGGGAGCAATTGGAGACCCTCCGGAAGCTGCAGAGGAGGGAG ATGGCTGAGCGGTGGCTGCCGAGGGCTGAGGAAGGACTGTGGCCTGAGGAGGAGGACCGCCTCGAGGATTCCCTGGAGGACCTGGAGGCAGCAG TAGATGAGTTTCTAGAGCCCGAGGAGTATGCAGAGCCTGAAAGAGAAGAGCCCAGGGAAGCTGCAGACCTGG AAGCAGAGGCCATGCCGGCGACCCTGACCTATGAGGAGCTGGTCCGAAAGAATGTG GAACTCTTCATCACCACTTCTCAGAAGTTCGTCCAGGAGTCAGAGCTGACCCAGCGCATCAGGGACTGGGAGGATACCATCCAGCCCCTGCTCCAGGAACAG GAGCAGCATGTGCCCTTTGACATCCACACCTATGGGGACCAGGTGGTCTCAAGGTTTAGCCAGCTCAATCAGTGGTGTCCCTTTGCGGAGCTGGTGGCTGGCCAGCCTGCCTTCGAGGTGTGTCGCTCCATGCTGGCCTCCCTGCAACTG GCCAATGATTACACGGTGGAAATCACCCAGcagccagggctggaggaggccgTGGACACCATGTCCCTGAGACTGCTCACACACCAGCGGGCCCACACGCGCTTCCAGACCTATGCTGCCCCCTCCATGGCCCAGCCCTGA